The nucleotide window ATCTGCGACCGATGAAAATTACAGTACTCCTCTGGTTGCTCGGCAACGCGCTCCGGGTCTGGGTCGATGATGATTGCCCCGTACAATCCTCGATGGATGTGTTCTTTGAGTGGAAGCGAGTGGCAGTGGTAAAAGTGACTACCTGCGGGTTGGGCAATCCATTCATAAGTGAACGACTCTCCCGTATTGAGGACACCCGGTCCGTTCTGCGGAATCCCGTCCATCTCCGGATTGAGGTTCCGGAGATGTGGATGGATCGTGTGAGCATGCCGACCGAGGTTTTCGAACTTCACGCGGATGAGGTCGCCTTCGACGGCGCGAATCGTCGGGCCAGGCACCTGCCCGTTGTACGCCCACGCTGGAAACTCGATTCCGGGTGCGATGCTAATCGTCGTATCGACGGCCCTGAATTCAAACTCGCGAACCGTTCGACCATTCTCCTTGTATTTCCGCTGAGGGACGTTTTCCTGTTCGCCGCGACCCGTGTTGAACTGATACAGGTACTCATGCGGGTCAAAATCCACATCACGGTATTCGCCGACCGCTCCAAAGTTCCCGTGTGAGTCTCCGCCAGAGCCCCCGTGGTCGTCGCTTCCTCGTCCGATACCAGTAAGCGCGGCACTTCCCGCTAGACCGACACCGCCGAGAACTGCTCGCCGAGTGGTTTTGAAGTCCTCTCCAAGTGAGTCTACTAAGCTATGTTCCAGTTTGTCTGTGAGTTCTGCTGCACGTGAATAATCTAGTGATGGCATTACGTTACCTCGTGTATCTGTTCGGTTGCTGCAGAATCCTCTCTATCTGCTGAAATAACACGAATTGTCGCTGCTATTTCTTGAGTAAGCGGACTGCTCTGCTTCGTATTCCGAACGTGGATAGTTATTGTTCCAATTGGTGCCACCTCGGTCACCCGAATCACTGCTCCAGGAACAACACCGATGTCAGCAAAGTACGTGAGAACGTCTGCCGTATTCTCGTG belongs to Haladaptatus cibarius D43 and includes:
- a CDS encoding multicopper oxidase domain-containing protein; its protein translation is MPSLDYSRAAELTDKLEHSLVDSLGEDFKTTRRAVLGGVGLAGSAALTGIGRGSDDHGGSGGDSHGNFGAVGEYRDVDFDPHEYLYQFNTGRGEQENVPQRKYKENGRTVREFEFRAVDTTISIAPGIEFPAWAYNGQVPGPTIRAVEGDLIRVKFENLGRHAHTIHPHLRNLNPEMDGIPQNGPGVLNTGESFTYEWIAQPAGSHFYHCHSLPLKEHIHRGLYGAIIIDPDPERVAEQPEEYCNFHRSQITEQLRTELVAEAKSRNHEYQENDAINEMVMVMNGFDTNFDGDNEVYAANTRAFAYGVGQTDGSGNWKAGETKRPIQLDKTKRHRVYLVNAIEFDPINSFHTHSQFFDYYDHGTTLTPTLQTVDTVMQCQAQRGIIELDYSNHDPGLYMFHAHQSEFAELGWMSFFEVV